A single region of the Lycium barbarum isolate Lr01 chromosome 2, ASM1917538v2, whole genome shotgun sequence genome encodes:
- the LOC132627580 gene encoding transcription factor bHLH96-like has protein sequence MALETVIYPQESFGYGCKEYYIPANNFNYNYELGLLQGGGAEEMTFTSLLDPSNNNNNNSSNRESSSSHVLMYNNNARQYNWDPNEDHQLFMEGSPAAITEPQVAARAATVSGRRKRRRTKSCKNKEELENQRMTHIAVERNRRKQMNEYLAVIRSLMPPSYVQRGDQASIIGGAINFVKELEHHLQSLKAQKRSHSRKQQKEEQHSDHHGTSSTPLFADYFAFPQYSTHSNHSNSTSPTTCDSPLAAEKMAALADIEVSMAESHANLKILSKRRPKQLLKIVAGLQCLWLTVLHLNVTTVDHMVLYAISLKLEEGCQLTTADEIADAVNQLLGRIQEEAASS, from the exons ATGGCATTAGAGACTGTGATTTACCCTCAAGAATCATTTGGGTACGGTTGCAAAGAGTACTATATTCCAGCTAATAATTTTAATTATAATTATGAGCTGGGTTTATTACAAGGAGGAGGAGCAGAAGAAATGACTTTTACTAGCTTGTTGGATCCaagtaacaataataataacaatagtaGTAATAGAGAGTCTTCATCTTCACACGTACTGATGTACAACAACAATGCAAGACAGTACAATTGGGATCCAAATGAAGATCATCAGCTGTTTATGGAAGGGTCTCCGGCGGCCATAACGGAACCTCAGGTGGCGGCCAGAGCCGCCACAGTGTCCGGCCGCCGGAAAAGAAGGCGAACAAAAAGTTGTAAAAACAAGGAAGAATTGGAGAACCAAAGAATGACTCACATTGCTGTTGAACGAAACAGGCGTAAACAGATGAATGAGTACCTTGCTGTTATTCGATCTTTGATGCCACCTTCTTACGTTCAAAGG GGGGACCAAGCATCAATAATTGGAGGAGCCATAAACTTTGTGAAGGAGTTAGAACATCATCTTCAATCCCTAAAAGCTCAAAAGAGAAGCCATTCTCgaaaacaacaaaaagaagaACAACATTCAGATCATCATGGCACATCATCAACTCCACTATTTGCTGATTACTTCGCTTTTCCACAGTACTCAACTCATTCAAATCATTCCAACAGTACTTCTCCGACCACATGTGACTCTCCGTTGGCGGCGGAGAAAATGGCGGCGTTGGCTGACATTGAAGTGAGCATGGCTGAGAGTCATGCCAATCTGAAGATACTCTCAAAGAGAAGGCCAAAACAACTCTTGAAAATAGTAGCTGGGCTTCAGTGTCTATGGCTTACTGTTCTTCATCTCAATGTCACCACTGTTGACCATATGGTTCTTTACGCCATCAGTCTCAAG CTAGAGGAAGGGTGCCAGCTAACTACTGCAGATGAAATTGCTGACGCTGTTAATCAATTGTTGGGTAGAATCCAAGAGGAAGCTGCTTCAAGCTGA